The following coding sequences lie in one Calothrix sp. NIES-2098 genomic window:
- a CDS encoding XRE family transcriptional regulator — translation MNTRMRIRQVKEVEIEGLGERIKQARFNCSKSLEQICDEVGVSRTYWYDIEKETLKGALSIENLRKIEQVLSVDFGVTLFGESNV, via the coding sequence ATGAATACCAGAATGCGAATTAGACAGGTCAAAGAAGTTGAAATTGAAGGGTTAGGAGAGCGGATCAAGCAAGCTCGATTTAATTGCAGTAAGTCTCTCGAGCAAATATGTGATGAGGTTGGTGTATCGCGCACTTACTGGTACGACATTGAAAAAGAAACTCTTAAAGGAGCCCTTTCAATTGAGAATCTTCGCAAAATCGAACAAGTGTTGAGTGTAGACTTTGGTGTAACTCTTTTTGGCGAAAGTAATGTTTAA
- a CDS encoding mobilization protein TraI-like protein — protein sequence MLTGKNTEPQQAVHYFMEGYYQEGTSRWSGQGAKKLGLSGAVDHQETFSNIVNGRSPDGSQNLCARKLNSSQRRAATDFTFSAPKSVSLQALVGGDERLIAAHQLAVKKTLELIEQRYSYTRATTQQGQQLIRTNNLVVAEFDHIETRELDPHLHTHALVMNMTQLENSSWYSLFNDEIFKNKKFLGMVYQNYLALEVEKLGYQVEPKKHGQFEIKGFRDEDLKEFSKRRQQILNAAGSDATWAEREAAWTATRNKKQKINPHELKASWKEEAAALSIKFVQPKLAQPLLQQRLVSEENVEDAIAHCSERNVAFTQEDLEKFILNQGLATDVSLIEPLIKANSQLLSLSPEKRDFTTLAAVHRELATIKLMQKGQGQVSPLAQTEVASSHLEKTALNPDQRRAVLDTATTTDQFTAWQGVAGAGKTFALKELKAIAAASGYTIKGFAPSSMAAKVLSQELDIQAETVAKLLVSEPPQEIEPNSFWVVDETGLLSAKDALALLERATLEQARVLLVGDTKQLSAVEAGNPFKSLQQAGIKTSHLNESNRQRAPKLKLAVDLVAEGRIQEGFERLDENGYIQTVTPESKIEAIAADYIKSTPSERTRTLVLAGTNFERLAITQAIREHLKAEGSLGTATNITQLQAKDLTSVQMRYTHNFELGDMVMPTRSYKRRGLSQGELYEVVGKDTDRLLLKATDGKQLEVDTGFNKAVYQRQSIEIAKSDRLRWTKNDRQLGRRNGQEFVVKAIDGNKAQIEYLDSGLTESVNLQQARHLDYAIVSTTYSSQGKTADRVLIAADHTIGQESFYVAVSRARYDLKLYTEDKDNLLALAQLSKAKENALVLLRQKKLEKQHQSKLEKEQVANAVIVARSPEAKEKGSGGAEEQSYSKPSPLRPSTRASLPNSSLLHKSALVKEPNSSQERPAPLPPCTPAPPPPVPTQPPVIKKPIPKTAQREVAFWTPGNLGEAPERLDSQHLRELVEDSAIHPEIAALNFKSLHQTQDWEHEAWEYLMYSDKLPRTNTGRLSNGTISKYAHIEDGGWWCDAGVNPKSFANLQPGDKPDRKLWGCYKPNNPREKADKPGKFIKYEHPPKTELSIFLLDVPDDIAERIYEKFGVQPTESDQKSGFWYCVWKHNLPVTITEGAKKAASLLSQGHPAIGLPGIYAGYRSKDDSGEKMKARLMDELAVFATKEREITFCFDYETRTETQRNIEIAISRTGRLLESQGARVSVVTLPGPNKGVDDLIVAMEPLAYEKAYSEASTLKAWRDNNNQQRHASPAPPKKLSIEERKQRLQQRLEEQQNQSAFKGAINELTNQELLYLEQAVNEYFAFPVAQIPPTINKQAIENQIDSLKQQLDSLWIEHNQQEKAIKSMEHYPFHKLSDKYNNALDKQLETIETIKELFTQKQHLESSINQWENQVQNHETWKREQKTIEMSTIYNLLKSPQIQERLTSIKEEQKQQSREVQAKLAIYRQPSPQSKRGLRR from the coding sequence GTGTTAACAGGAAAGAATACAGAACCACAACAGGCAGTACATTACTTCATGGAAGGATATTACCAGGAAGGTACTTCACGTTGGTCTGGTCAAGGTGCAAAGAAACTGGGATTATCAGGAGCAGTAGATCATCAAGAAACATTTTCTAACATTGTTAATGGGCGATCGCCTGACGGCAGCCAAAACCTCTGTGCCAGGAAGTTGAACTCATCCCAACGTCGCGCCGCAACTGACTTTACCTTCTCTGCACCGAAAAGTGTCAGCCTGCAAGCATTGGTAGGCGGGGATGAAAGACTGATAGCAGCCCATCAGTTAGCAGTAAAGAAGACATTAGAACTGATTGAACAACGTTATAGCTACACCAGAGCCACAACCCAACAGGGGCAACAACTGATTCGGACTAACAACTTAGTAGTCGCGGAATTTGACCATATTGAAACCAGAGAACTAGACCCACATCTGCATACTCATGCTTTAGTCATGAACATGACGCAGTTAGAAAATAGCTCATGGTACAGCCTGTTCAACGATGAGATTTTCAAAAATAAGAAATTTCTCGGCATGGTCTACCAAAATTACCTGGCTCTGGAGGTGGAAAAATTAGGGTATCAGGTAGAACCTAAAAAGCACGGGCAGTTTGAGATTAAGGGCTTTCGAGACGAAGACCTCAAAGAATTCTCCAAACGCAGACAGCAGATATTAAATGCAGCAGGTTCTGATGCAACCTGGGCAGAGCGAGAAGCCGCTTGGACTGCCACCCGTAACAAGAAGCAGAAAATTAATCCGCATGAATTGAAAGCGTCCTGGAAAGAAGAAGCGGCAGCCCTGAGTATCAAGTTTGTGCAGCCAAAGTTGGCACAGCCTCTACTTCAACAGAGGTTAGTAAGTGAAGAGAACGTAGAGGATGCGATCGCTCACTGCTCTGAAAGAAACGTAGCATTCACCCAGGAAGACTTAGAAAAATTCATCCTCAACCAGGGATTAGCCACAGATGTAAGCTTAATTGAGCCATTAATTAAGGCTAACTCTCAATTACTCAGTTTATCACCAGAAAAACGCGACTTTACCACCCTAGCGGCAGTTCATCGAGAATTAGCAACCATTAAATTGATGCAGAAGGGGCAGGGTCAAGTTAGCCCACTGGCCCAAACAGAGGTAGCTTCTAGCCATTTAGAGAAAACTGCTTTAAACCCAGATCAGCGTCGAGCGGTACTAGATACAGCAACCACAACTGACCAATTTACAGCATGGCAAGGGGTAGCTGGTGCTGGTAAGACTTTTGCACTCAAGGAACTAAAAGCGATTGCTGCTGCATCGGGCTACACTATCAAAGGCTTTGCCCCCAGTTCGATGGCGGCTAAGGTTTTGAGTCAAGAGTTGGATATCCAAGCCGAAACTGTTGCTAAATTGTTAGTTTCTGAACCACCCCAAGAAATTGAACCCAATTCTTTTTGGGTAGTGGATGAAACTGGGTTACTCAGTGCTAAAGATGCCCTTGCACTTTTAGAACGGGCCACCTTGGAACAAGCCAGAGTTTTGTTAGTAGGAGACACAAAACAGTTATCAGCCGTAGAAGCTGGCAACCCTTTCAAATCGCTGCAACAGGCAGGAATCAAAACCAGCCACTTAAACGAATCGAATAGACAACGTGCGCCCAAACTCAAATTAGCAGTAGACCTGGTGGCAGAAGGTCGAATTCAAGAGGGATTTGAACGCTTAGATGAAAATGGCTACATCCAGACTGTAACCCCAGAATCCAAAATTGAGGCGATCGCTGCTGACTATATCAAATCCACACCCTCTGAACGAACACGAACCCTAGTATTAGCAGGAACAAACTTTGAACGTTTAGCCATCACCCAAGCCATTCGGGAGCATTTAAAAGCTGAAGGCAGTTTAGGAACCGCGACCAATATCACCCAACTGCAAGCCAAAGACCTCACATCAGTACAAATGCGCTACACACACAACTTTGAGTTGGGTGATATGGTGATGCCCACTCGCAGTTATAAGCGTCGGGGGCTATCCCAGGGTGAGTTGTATGAAGTGGTAGGCAAGGACACCGACCGATTGCTACTAAAGGCTACCGATGGCAAGCAACTTGAAGTAGACACGGGATTTAATAAAGCAGTTTACCAACGACAAAGTATTGAAATAGCTAAGAGCGATCGCTTACGCTGGACAAAAAACGACCGACAATTAGGACGGCGTAACGGTCAGGAGTTTGTCGTTAAAGCCATTGATGGTAATAAAGCTCAAATTGAGTATTTAGATAGTGGTCTAACCGAATCAGTCAACCTGCAACAAGCCCGGCACCTAGATTATGCGATTGTCAGCACTACATATAGTAGCCAAGGGAAAACTGCCGATAGGGTGCTGATAGCTGCTGACCATACCATTGGGCAGGAAAGCTTTTATGTTGCTGTTAGCCGTGCCAGGTATGACTTGAAACTATACACGGAGGATAAAGACAATTTACTAGCCTTGGCGCAGTTGAGTAAGGCTAAAGAAAATGCTCTGGTGCTACTGCGACAGAAGAAATTAGAGAAGCAACACCAGTCAAAACTAGAGAAAGAACAGGTTGCAAATGCTGTAATTGTAGCTAGAAGCCCGGAAGCAAAGGAGAAGGGGAGCGGAGGAGCAGAAGAGCAATCTTACAGTAAACCTTCCCCTCTGCGCCCCAGCACAAGAGCCTCTCTGCCCAATTCTTCCCTTCTACACAAGAGTGCCCTTGTAAAGGAGCCGAATTCTTCTCAAGAGCGCCCTGCCCCTCTGCCCCCCTGCACCCCTGCTCCTCCGCCTCCCGTTCCTACTCAACCGCCTGTTATTAAAAAACCAATCCCAAAAACAGCACAAAGGGAAGTAGCATTTTGGACTCCCGGTAATTTGGGTGAAGCCCCCGAAAGACTAGACTCTCAACACTTGCGAGAATTGGTAGAAGACAGTGCCATTCACCCAGAAATTGCCGCCCTTAACTTCAAAAGTCTGCATCAGACTCAAGATTGGGAACATGAAGCTTGGGAATACCTGATGTACAGCGACAAACTGCCACGCACTAACACAGGCAGGTTGTCCAATGGCACGATCAGCAAATATGCTCACATTGAAGATGGTGGCTGGTGGTGTGATGCTGGCGTTAATCCCAAATCCTTTGCTAACCTACAGCCTGGAGATAAACCTGATAGGAAGTTATGGGGATGCTATAAACCCAATAATCCAAGAGAAAAAGCTGATAAGCCAGGCAAATTCATTAAATATGAGCATCCACCTAAAACTGAACTGAGTATCTTCCTGCTTGATGTGCCGGATGATATTGCAGAACGTATTTATGAAAAATTTGGGGTACAGCCAACCGAAAGCGATCAGAAGAGTGGATTTTGGTACTGTGTTTGGAAACATAATCTCCCAGTCACTATCACTGAGGGAGCGAAGAAAGCTGCCAGTTTGTTGAGCCAGGGACACCCTGCCATTGGACTGCCCGGAATTTACGCCGGTTATCGTAGTAAGGATGATAGCGGTGAAAAGATGAAAGCTAGACTCATGGACGAGTTAGCTGTCTTCGCCACAAAAGAACGGGAAATTACTTTCTGCTTTGACTACGAGACGCGGACTGAAACTCAACGAAATATAGAAATTGCCATCTCGCGCACTGGTAGATTATTGGAGTCACAGGGTGCTAGGGTCAGTGTGGTGACATTGCCAGGCCCTAATAAAGGTGTTGATGATTTGATTGTGGCAATGGAGCCACTAGCATACGAGAAAGCATATTCTGAAGCATCAACCCTCAAAGCATGGCGAGATAACAATAATCAACAGCGTCATGCTTCACCTGCACCACCCAAAAAATTGAGTATTGAAGAACGTAAGCAACGACTGCAACAACGTTTAGAGGAGCAACAAAATCAATCAGCATTCAAGGGAGCAATCAATGAACTAACTAACCAAGAGTTACTGTACTTAGAACAAGCTGTTAATGAATATTTTGCCTTTCCTGTGGCGCAAATACCACCGACAATTAATAAGCAAGCTATTGAAAACCAAATTGACTCCTTAAAACAACAACTTGATAGTTTGTGGATAGAACACAATCAACAAGAAAAGGCTATTAAATCAATGGAGCATTATCCATTTCATAAGTTAAGTGATAAGTATAATAATGCTCTAGATAAGCAGTTAGAAACTATAGAAACTATCAAAGAATTATTTACGCAAAAACAACATCTAGAATCAAGTATCAACCAATGGGAAAACCAGGTTCAAAATCATGAAACCTGGAAGAGAGAGCAGAAAACTATTGAGATGAGTACTATTTATAATTTACTCAAATCACCTCAAATACAAGAGCGACTCACGAGTATTAAAGAGGAGCAGAAACAACAATCAAGAGAAGTTCAAGCTAAGTTGGCTATTTATCGTCAGCCATCTCCACAGTCAAAGCGAGGCTTGAGAAGATGA